A single window of Debaryomyces hansenii CBS767 chromosome F complete sequence DNA harbors:
- a CDS encoding DEHA2F13354p (similar to Candida albicans IPF17190) encodes MAGIADILNHSDGSDESNEQTTSSSTSNHRRTTSSARSSVSLDGLGVGLETSRGRRSIPKSKIDKKYLANKKLVQISIRRKSATRKSVSTENTSGVNTSKLHIKYLEAGMRVKLTMSPSIFSLYNSLIPHTNRKHVYALKDHHAVFDDISKKMETVTSDGAIINRNMTSKPLKLIDNNLVNLAGYSHKVLSTFGRKKDGGISEEPTHLPTFNSLDTAVSSLFGISDYTLVRVTRSTSNDDEGSVILKLETARPGDYSLIDDEDFLEDMVHSIGKPNDIPNSLFIKKIVARPRYKSDMKIFLIPKIQDSSLYVDERMFERDLINGVIDVDQSPSIRSIFCTFKFDHILGSYKNLLSLTKLDEEHNEKESNSDKDIQENPDIEMTMIDSN; translated from the coding sequence ATGGCTGGGATAGCGGACATATTGAATCATAGTGACGGGAGCGATGAATCAAACGAACAAACCACATCTTCGTCTACATCGAACCACAGAAGAACCACTTCGCTGGCTCGATCTTCTGTCAGCTTAGATGGTCTTGGGGTGGGGTTGGAGACGAGTCGTGGACGGCGTAGTATCCCCAAAAGCAAAATAGACAAGAAGTACTTAGCGAACAAAAAGTTGGTACAAATTTCCATACGAAGAAAATCGGCAACTCGAAAAAGCGTCTCGACAGAAAATACGTCGGGCGTAAATACATCTAAGTTGCATATCAAGTACTTGGAGGCAGGCATGAGAGTGAAGCTTACTATGTCTCCGTCGATCTTTTCTTTGTACAACTCGCTCATCCCTCATACTAATCGAAAACATGTATATGCATTAAAGGATCATCACGCAGTTTTCGACGATATTTCCAAGAAAATGGAAACAGTGACGTCAGATGGGGCGATAATAAATCGAAACATGACGTCGAAGCCCTTGAAGTTGATTGACAACAACCTTGTCAATTTGGCCGGTTATTCACACAAGGTATTACTGACATTTGGCAGAAAGAAGGATGGGGGTATCAGTGAGGAGCCCACTCATTTACCTACGTTCAATTCCTTGGATACAGCCGTCAGTTCGCTATTTGGTATCAGCGATTATACTTTGGTAAGAGTGACCCGTTCCACTTCTAACGACGACGAAGGTTCGGTGATATTAAAGCTCGAAACTGCTAGGCCGGGAGACTACTCCTTAATAGATGACGAGGACTTCTTGGAAGACATGGTCCACAGCATTGGCAAGCCTAATGATATACCAAATAGCttattcatcaaaaaaatcGTTGCAAGACCCCGGTACAAATCCGACATGAAAATCTTTTTGATTCCAAAGATTCAAGACAGCTCGCTTTATGTCGACGAACGTATGTTTGAAAGAGATCTCATAAATGGGGTCATAGATGTTGATCAGTCGCCTTCCATCAGAAGCATTTTCTGCACTTTCAAGTTCGACCATATTTTAGGTCTGTATAAAAATTTACTATCCTTGACCAAGTTAGATGAGGAACACAATGAAAAGGAATCCAATAGTGATAAAGACATACAAGAAAATCctgatattgaaatgaCCATGATCGATTCTAATTGA
- a CDS encoding DEHA2F13288p (weakly similar to uniprot|P53217 Saccharomyces cerevisiae YGR026W) — protein sequence MSTVPNGNNQMVEQEAAKSDAASKATPITNTTVAPEHKKKKLVRKQVGSNQLKYKAWAAGHISTIVFGVITFFFQIFLLPNKWYINSICYRLSLLGSMVALTATFSHKFGIKNLPPFPTLIAQQNFQYLILAIIWCFTFKSIFKIIPYFLISTLQLSAHKNIEAVSKHSAQLASLIAYDELLLIVYLLLRTLFFRNTSGYQLSAFLFFYWLRILYNKETGNLFRSIVTRVDGKVTSSTENEKVLHYWSKIKKFVDAKQYDKI from the coding sequence ATGTCTACAGTACCCAATGGTAACAATCAAATGGTCGAGCAAGAGGCTGCTAAATCAGACGCTGCATCCAAGGCCACGCCAATCACCAACACAACCGTGGCCCCAGAacacaagaagaagaagcttGTTAGAAAACAAGTAGGGTCAAATCAGTTAAAGTACAAGGCATGGGCAGCTGGACACATAAGCACGATTGTTTTCGGGGTGattactttttttttccaGATTTTCCTCTTGCCAAACAAATGGTACATCAATTCGATTTGCTACAGATTATCGTTGTTAGGATCAATGGTTGCATTGACCGCTACATTTTCACATAAGTTTGGGATCAAGAACTTGCCTCCATTTCCCACGTTGATTGCGCAACAGAATTTCCAGTACTTGATATTGGCTATCATCTGGTGTTTTACGTTTAAGTCgattttcaagattatcCCATACTTTTTGATTTCGACGTTACAATTGTCTGCGCACAAGAATATCGAAGCCGTATCAAAGCACCTGGCTCAGCTTGCGTCCTTAATAGCGTATGACGAGTTGCTTTTGATAGTTTACTTGCTTCTCAGAACTTTATTCTTTAGAAATACCTCCGGATACCAATTGAGTGCcttcttatttttttaCTGGTTAAGAATCTTATACAATAAGGAAACTGGTAACTTATTTAGATCTATTGTCACGCGTGTCGATGGTAAGGTTACTTCTTCTACTGAGAACGAAAAAGTTCTCCACTACTGGTCtaaaatcaagaaattcgTAGATGCTAAGCAATACGATAAGATTTAA
- a CDS encoding DEHA2F13332p (highly similar to uniprot|Q05911 Saccharomyces cerevisiae YLR359W ADE13 Adenylosuccinate lyase), whose protein sequence is MSANDKYSTPLSSRYASDEMSKIFSLRNRFSTWRKLWLNLAIAEKEVGLDMISDKAIEQMKAHLEITDEEIEAASKEEAIVRHDVMAHVHVFGKTCPDAAGIIHLGATSCFVTDNADLIFLRDAYDVLIPKLVNVINRLSEFALKYKDLPVLGWTHFQPAQLTTVGKRATLWIQELLWDLRNMERARNDLGLRGVKGTTGTQASFLSLFHGNHDQVEQLDERVVELLGFDHVYPVTGQTYSRKIDIDVLSPLASLGATAHKFATDIRLLANLKEVEEPFEKSQIGSSAMAYKRNPMRCERVCSLARHMGGLLNDAIQTASVQWFERTLDDSAIRRISLPSAFLTADILLSTMNNISSGLVVYPKVIERRINSELPFMATENIIMAMVEKGESRQECHEEIRVLSHQASAVVKQEGGDNDLIQRVRATEYFKPIWNELDTLLDPSTFVGRAPQQTEKFINKDVANALKNYKHLVNDESVSLNV, encoded by the coding sequence ATGTCAGCTAACGATAAATACTCCACTCCATTATCTTCAAGATATGCGTCGGATGAGATGTCCAAAATCTTTTCGTTGAGGAACAGATTCTCAACCTGGAGAAAGTTATGGCTCAATTTAGCTATCGCTGAGAAGGAAGTCGGATTAGACATGATTTCAGACAAGGCTATTGAGCAAATGAAGGCACACTTGGAAATcactgatgaagaaattgaagctGCTTCCAAGGAAGAGGCAATCGTTAGACACGACGTTATGGCCCACGTTCACGTTTTTGGTAAAACTTGTCCAGATGCTGCTGGGATTATCCATCTAGGTGCTACCTCATGTTTCGTTACAGACAATGCCGatttgattttcttgagGGATGCCTACGACGTTTTGATTCCAAAATTGGTCAATGTCATTAACAGATTATCTGAATTTGCATTAAAGTATAAGGATTTGCCAGTTTTAGGATGGACTCACTTCCAGCCTGCTCAATTGACAACTGTTGGTAAGAGAGCTACATTGTGGATTCAAGAGTTGTTATGGGATTTGAGAAACATGGAAAGAGCTAGAAATGATCTCGGGTTGAGAGGAGTTAAAGGTACCACAGGTACACAAGCTTCATTCTTGTCTTTGTTCCACGGTAACCACGACCAAGTTGAACAATTAGATGAAAGagttgttgaattattaggATTCGACCATGTTTATCCAGTTACTGGTCAAACTTATTctagaaaaattgatattgatgtttTATCCCCATTAGCGTCCTTGGGTGCTACTGCGCACAAATTTGCTACTGATATCAGATTATTAGCTAACTTGAAGGAAGTTGAAGAACCATTTGAGAAGTCCCAAATTGGGTCTTCTGCTATGGCTTACAAGAGAAACCCAATGAGATGTGAAAGAGTCTGCTCTTTAGCAAGACACATGGGTggtttattaaatgatgcCATTCAGACCGCCTCCGTTCAATGGTTTGAAAGAACATTAGATGATTCAGCCATTAGAAGAATCTCCCTTCCATCAGCGTTTTTAACTGCTGACATTTTATTATCCACCATGAATAACATTTCCTCTGGATTAGTCGTCTATCCAAAGGTCATTGAAAGAAGGATCAATTCCGAATTACCATTCATGGCTActgaaaatatcattatgGCCATGGTTGAAAAGGGTGAATCTAGACAAGAATGTCACGAAGAAATCAGAGTCTTGTCCCACCAAGCCAGTGCTGTCGTTAAGCAAGAAGGTGGTGATAATGACTTAATCCAAAGGGTCAGAGCCACTGAATATTTCAAGCCTATCTGGAACGAGTTAGATACTTTGTTAGACCCTTCCACTTTCGTTGGTAGAGCTCCTCAACAGACTGAAAAGTTTATTAATAAGGACGTTGCGAATGCTTTAAAAAATTACAAGCATTTGGTTAACGATGAATCAGTTTCCTTGAACGTTTAA
- a CDS encoding DEHA2F13310p (weakly similar to uniprot|P69850 Saccharomyces cerevisiae YBR233W-A DAD3 Essential protein component of the DASH complex involved in spindle integrity and kinetochore function) has product MARKDIYATDYTKSMLLSPIEAQILSQYQLLAVQLNTLSSEVKQLNSTTNQNSRPSGKSSSSEDGVEATNSGSADKLLDNLRNLEMKIGLVYTLFKGAVYSLFLQYEEDQNLKNDEEQRRNDDSDEEPQNHHEIDAIEGENNDDMGDRMESQENHGH; this is encoded by the coding sequence ATGGCTCGTAAGGATATATATGCTACCGACTACACCAAGTCAATGTTGCTTTCGCCGATAGAGGCACAAATTCTTTCGCAGTACCAACTTTTGGCCGTGCAATTGAACACATTATCAAGTGAGGTCAAACAGCTAAACTCCACCACAAATCAAAATAGCCGCCCGTCGGGCAAGAGTTCGTCATCGGAGGATGGGGTTGAAGCTACAAATAGCGGATCTGCGGATAAATTATTGGATAATTTGAGAAATTTGGAAATGAAAATCGGGCTTGTGTATACGCTCTTCAAGGGAGCGGTGTACTCATTATTTTTGCAGTACGAAGAAGACCAGAACTTAAAAAATGACGAAGAGCAGAGGCGCAATGACGATTCGGACGAGGAGCCTCAAAACCACCATGAAATCGACGCGATAGAAGGAGAAAACAACGATGACATGGGCGATCGTATGGAACTGCAGGAAAATCACGGTCATTGA
- a CDS encoding DEHA2F13266p (similar to uniprot|P38328 Saccharomyces cerevisiae YBR234C ARC40 Essential subunit of the ARP2/3 complex): MSSPIVYQLGHESIKDHVFSPDRQILAITKSNTVEIYQTSSNSSSKPKLITTLKGHDKTVTSVDISPDGSKILTCSQDRNALVWKYDQAEQEYKPTLVLLRISRAATVCRWSPLGNKFAVGSSDRIIAVCYYEPENDWWVSKHLKKPLKSTITSLDWHPNNILLASGSTDGHTRVFSTYIKGLDEKPEPSVWGSKLPFQTLCGDFINETGAWIHDVSFDPSGNSLAFVSHDSSLTVVYPEGEGLPPRAILNVKTNYLPFKSLVFSSENRILVGGHNCNLIAFEGNESGWKEAFKVEKQKDLIKDTTVPEDEEEEISSHDALNMFKQLDLKGRVNKPSAKGAGKVLSTIHQNTIASIKTYSNNQISTSGIDGKIVIFTI; the protein is encoded by the coding sequence atgtcaTCACCAATAGTTTACCAATTAGGACACGAATCGATTAAGGACCATGTCTTTTCTCCAGATCGTCAAATATTGGCAATTACCAAGCTGAATACTGTCGAGATCTACCAAACATCGTCCAATTCATCAAGCAAGCCAAAATTAATCACTACATTGAAGGGTCACGATAAGACAGTCACTTCTGTGGATATTTCTCCAGATGGATCCAAAATTTTGACCTGCTCTCAGGACAGAAATGCGTTGGTCTGGAAATATGATCAAGCCGAGCAGGAATACAAGCCTACGTTAGTTTTATTACGTATAAGCAGGGCAGCTACTGTTTGTAGATGGTCTCCTTTAGGTAACAAGTTTGCAGTTGGATCATCCGATAGAATTATCGCTGTCTGTTACTACGAGCCGGAAAATGATTGGTGGGTATCCAAGCACTTGAAAAAGCCATTGAAATCTACGATCACCAGCTTGGACTGGCACCCAAATAACATCTTGTTGGCCAGTGGTTCAACTGATGGACATACGAGAGTATTTTCCACTTATATTAAGGGATTAGATGAAAAACCCGAACCTTCAGTTTGGGGTTCGAAATTGCCATTCCAAACGTTATGTGGTGATTTTATCAATGAAACTGGTGCCTGGATTCATGATGTTTCGTTTGATCCTTCTGGTAATTCTTTAGCTTTTGTTTCTCATGACTCGTCTCTTACAGTTGTGTATCCAGAAGGTGAAGGTTTACCACCTAGAGCTATTCTTAATGTCAAGACGAACTATTTACCATTCAAGTCATTGGTCTTCTCAAGCGAAAACAGAATTCTTGTAGGTGGCCACAACTGTAACTTGATTGCTTTTGAAGGAAATGAAAGTGGATGGAAAGAGGCTTTCAAGGTTGAAAAACAGAAGGATTTAATCAAGGACACAACCGTCCCAGAggacgaagaagaagagatttCATCTCATGATGCACTTAACATGTTTAAGCAATTAGACTTGAAAGGTAGAGTTAACAAGCCTAGTGCAAAAGGTGCCGGTAAAGTTTTAAGTACCATCCACCAGAATACTATCGCAAGTATCAAGACATACAGTAACAACCAAATCAGTACCTCGGGTATCGATGGGAAGATTGTTATTTTCACTATCTAA
- a CDS encoding DEHA2F13376p (weakly similar to uniprot|P53214 Saccharomyces cerevisiae YGR023W MTL1) codes for MSMNSRIRLATVIVVSIISIYCLVNFLGVSSNYDPIVKRADEDDDDRDENENNFGSNSTSSSIPFSSSYGSSSTSFGMSSSQSFSWSDPGSSTSVSSSSSVGSSSGPISSFTQTSSSRASSTDASSSETEGNETSETQTSFSESSQSSEVASSSSEAQETTQESSSVQTSSQKTSSVTDGQTVSGSNSEGVIHTVHSVANGRTVVVTQTSMIESNSTPTSSSSNNKDTDSAGLSQTNKIVVGVVVGVGGAILLAIAAFVFFYMKKRNNQPENKSWTFWRKNEKGGNDDFLNGELGVRDRNINQGSNF; via the coding sequence ATGTCGATGAACAGTAGAATCAGGTTGGCGACAGTTATTGTTGTTTCTATAATAAGTATTTACTGTTTAGTTAACTTTTTGGGAGTACTGTCTAATTATGACCCAATAGTGAAGAGGGCCGATGAGGACGATGATGACAgagatgaaaatgaaaataactTTGGTAGTAATAGCACATCTAGTTCGATACCATTTTCTAGTTCATATGGATCCAGCAGTACGTCATTTGGAATGTCGTCTTCACAATCGTTTTCGTGGTCAGATCCGGGAAGCTCAACACTGGTGTCACTGTCGAGCAGTGTGGGATCGAGTAGTGGCCCCATAAGCAGCTTTACTCAAACATCAAGCCTGAGGGCAAGTCTGACAGATGCTAGTAGTAGTGAGACGGAAGGTAATGAAACATCGGAAACACAGACCAGCTTCAGTGAGCTGTCCCAATCGTCGGAAGTTGCATCGTCTAGTAGCGAGGCTCAGGAAACAACACAGGAGAGCTCTTCAGTACAAACTAGCAGCCAAAAAACTTCCAGTGTAACCGACGGACAAACTGTGTCGGGATCTAATAGTGAGGGAGTGATACACACCGTTCATTCCGTAGCCAATGGCAGGACAGTAGTGGTGACGCAGACGTCGATGATCGAATCCAATAGTACTCCGACATCTTCGTCTTCTAACAACAAAGATACTGACTCTGCGGGGTTATCGCAAACCAACAAGATTGTAGTCGGGGTTGTGGTTGGGGTCGGTGGTGCAATTCTATTGGCAATTGCGGCCTTTGTGTTCTTCTACATGAAGAAACGGAATAACCAGCCGGAGAATAAGTCGTGGACCTTCTGGCGTAAAAATGAGAAGGGTGGAAACGACGACTTTTTGAATGGCGAATTAGGTGTGAGGGATAGGAATATCAACCAAGGGTCCAATTTTTAA